The sequence CCCGTTAAAAATTCTCAAGTTCAAGATTCAAAAATACTTCATATAGTTAACCGTCTTAGCTTTGGTGCTGCTCCTGGTGATGTAGTAAAAGTTAAAGAAATTGGTATCGATAAATATATCCAACAGCAGCTAACACCAGAATCAATACCCGAACCTCAAAGCTTAAAAAATCAACTTTCTCAACTGCAAACTCTGAAATTAACTCCCGCCCAATTATATTCGCAATACAGCGTTGGTACCTTAACAAAACCAACTCCAGAAATACGAAAAAAAAGGCGAAAAAAACAAAGATTAATTCGTAAACAAGCAGTCAGAGCTAGATTGCTCAGAGCAACAGAAAGTCCCCGCCAACTCCAAGAAGTAATGGTGGATTTTTGGTACAACCACTTCAACGTATATCAAAATAAAGGACTTACTCGTTTGTGGATGAGTGCTTACGAGGAGCAAGCAATTAGACCTCATGTTTTCGGTAAATTCCGAGACTTATTAGGTGCAACCGCTCGCCATCCAGCCATGTTGTTTTACCTGGATAACTGGCAAAATACCGCTCCTAACAATCGTCCCAAAGGCAGATTTAAAGGCTTAAATGAAAACTACGCTAGGGAATTAATGGAATTACATACCTTGGGTGTCGATGGCGGCTATACCCAAGAAGACGTGATTGTCTTAGCAAAAATCTTTACCGGTTGGGGTTTCCATAATAAACCCCGCAAAGTAAAAAATGGTTATGATTTTTACTTCAATTCCAAGCGCCACGATTTTACCGATAAAGTCTTTCTGGGCAAACAAATCAAAGGTAGCGGTATTGCAGAAGGAGAACAAGCATTAGATATTTTGGCAAAGCATCCAGCTACAGCCCGTCATATCAGCTATAAGCTAGCGCAGTATTTTGTGGCAGACGAACCACCAAAAACCTTAATCGAGAAATTATCAAAAAGCTAT comes from Rivularia sp. PCC 7116 and encodes:
- a CDS encoding DUF1800 domain-containing protein translates to MKVNLKSWILTVFISASLLNSSCDTISAQQLSAENIVIPQAQNSPVKNSQVQDSKILHIVNRLSFGAAPGDVVKVKEIGIDKYIQQQLTPESIPEPQSLKNQLSQLQTLKLTPAQLYSQYSVGTLTKPTPEIRKKRRKKQRLIRKQAVRARLLRATESPRQLQEVMVDFWYNHFNVYQNKGLTRLWMSAYEEQAIRPHVFGKFRDLLGATARHPAMLFYLDNWQNTAPNNRPKGRFKGLNENYARELMELHTLGVDGGYTQEDVIVLAKIFTGWGFHNKPRKVKNGYDFYFNSKRHDFTDKVFLGKQIKGSGIAEGEQALDILAKHPATARHISYKLAQYFVADEPPKTLIEKLSKSYLATDGDIQAVLKTLFQSSEFWDRKYYNAKFKTPYQYVISSIRATDTPINDFPRINSILHRMGMPLYGNPTPDGYKNTQQAWLNPNGINWRLSFANTIGRGGLKNRNRNNKKNNNNKNTPRRPNKSIDSAQLANTLGNNFSAKTQEVLNESPPKQRAVIILGSPEFMYR